Proteins from a single region of Flaviflexus salsibiostraticola:
- a CDS encoding zinc ribbon domain-containing protein, protein MIRYDLKCTGGHRFEAVLPSMFSDNPECECGAATARIPARVAIGGAASPGPSRDDMPTTWRGTRNGDKELIRSWHTKMVEREKLEEKYPELAGDRRPVLAHEGAFASEPVRAGDAIAAQLAQETFGTTSPTDNP, encoded by the coding sequence ATGATCAGGTACGACCTGAAGTGTACGGGCGGGCATCGATTCGAGGCGGTGCTGCCCTCGATGTTCTCCGACAATCCGGAGTGCGAATGCGGGGCTGCCACAGCCCGCATTCCCGCCCGGGTCGCCATCGGGGGCGCCGCCTCGCCGGGTCCCTCGCGCGACGACATGCCCACCACCTGGCGGGGAACCCGCAACGGCGACAAGGAGCTGATCCGCTCCTGGCACACGAAGATGGTTGAGCGGGAGAAGCTGGAGGAGAAATACCCTGAGCTCGCGGGTGACCGCAGGCCGGTGCTCGCCCACGAGGGAGCCTTCGCCTCCGAACCCGTGCGAGCGGGTGATGCCATTGCCGCCCAGCTGGCACAGGAGACCTTCGGAACCACCTCGCCCACCGACAATCCCTGA
- a CDS encoding GmrSD restriction endonuclease domain-containing protein: MKKLWWILGAIFVVGAGPAILSDDITEAADESDETSVAVVEPGPTTEEPEPSPESREDSTSIELEVETTPAPVEPEPLTAPANAEGQLAADVVLTLEVKGRAPKTGYDRDQFGQRWADTDRNGCDTRNDILDRDLTDKTYKPGTRNCVVLTGTLISPYTAEIISFQRGQDTSSEIQIDHVVALSDAWQKGAQQMSAGDRELFANDPLNLLAVDGRSNAQKGAGDAATWLPSNKSYRCDYVARQVGVKAKYGLWVTAAEKDAILRILADCPNQTIPESGAFVPVEAAPVAPAQEAPAPEPAPAPAPAPAPAPADVYYENCTAARAAGAAPLYEGQPGYRTTMDGDRDGIACE, translated from the coding sequence GTGAAGAAGTTGTGGTGGATCCTGGGTGCGATCTTCGTCGTTGGCGCTGGACCCGCAATCCTTTCGGATGACATCACTGAGGCCGCCGACGAGAGCGACGAAACCTCGGTGGCAGTGGTTGAGCCGGGTCCGACGACTGAGGAGCCGGAGCCGTCGCCAGAGTCGAGGGAAGATTCCACCTCGATCGAGCTCGAGGTCGAGACCACTCCCGCACCGGTGGAGCCTGAACCCCTCACTGCACCGGCGAATGCCGAGGGCCAGCTGGCGGCAGACGTCGTGCTCACACTCGAGGTCAAGGGCCGCGCGCCGAAGACCGGGTATGACCGTGACCAGTTCGGCCAGCGGTGGGCAGACACGGACCGAAACGGCTGCGACACCCGCAATGACATTCTCGACCGAGATCTCACAGACAAGACCTACAAGCCCGGCACGAGGAACTGTGTTGTCCTGACCGGCACCCTCATCAGCCCCTACACGGCCGAGATCATCTCCTTCCAGCGCGGCCAGGACACCTCCTCAGAGATTCAGATCGACCACGTCGTCGCCCTCTCCGACGCCTGGCAGAAGGGTGCTCAGCAGATGTCGGCCGGCGATCGCGAGCTGTTTGCCAACGACCCGCTCAACCTCCTCGCGGTGGATGGCCGCAGCAACGCCCAGAAGGGCGCGGGCGATGCCGCGACGTGGCTTCCGAGCAATAAGTCCTACCGGTGCGACTACGTCGCACGCCAGGTCGGAGTCAAAGCCAAGTACGGCCTCTGGGTGACGGCGGCCGAAAAGGACGCCATTCTCCGTATCCTCGCCGACTGCCCGAATCAGACGATCCCCGAGTCGGGAGCTTTTGTGCCGGTCGAGGCAGCCCCGGTGGCCCCAGCCCAGGAGGCTCCGGCACCTGAACCTGCTCCCGCACCCGCGCCAGCCCCTGCCCCTGCGCCCGCGGACGTGTACTACGAGAACTGCACGGCGGCGCGCGCCGCCGGAGCGGCGCCTCTCTACGAAGGCCAGCCGGGCTACCGGACGACTATGGACGGCGACCGCGACGGCATCGCCTGCGAATAG
- a CDS encoding IS30 family transposase yields MEVRRQWRADRALRPPMRSPGRPAPSRAVQRQFWTLIATGITTAEAAVRVGVSVPVGTRWFGHAGGMRPLSLDEPTGRYLSFEEREEIAILNAKETGVREIARRLGRDPSTISRELRRNAATRDGDRGYRAVVAQWKAQEAAKRPKVAKLATNLRLRQYVEDRLAGMLHDEDDQVVPGPHTPAWKGVGKPHRADRKWFTAWSPEQISQRLKIDFPDDESMRISHEAIYQSLYIEARGALKRELVAALRTGRAVRKPRARTQRRNKPHGHVTKAVMISQRPAEAEDRAVPGHWEGDLIIGTGRSAIGTVVERRSRSILLVHLPRDPRWGKVAPTKNGPALGGYGAEAMNTALQTSMTRLPLQLRRTLTWDRGTEMADHAAFTLDTGTKVYFADPHSPWQRPTNENSNGLLRQYFPKGTDLSRWDAHHLEAVALALNNRPRKILGFRTPTEVLTEQLQSTLNSSVATTD; encoded by the coding sequence ATGGAGGTGCGTCGTCAGTGGCGTGCGGATCGGGCGTTGCGTCCACCGATGCGGTCCCCAGGGCGGCCGGCCCCGTCGCGGGCGGTGCAGCGTCAGTTCTGGACGTTGATCGCTACTGGTATCACTACCGCGGAGGCTGCGGTGCGGGTGGGGGTGTCAGTGCCGGTGGGAACCAGGTGGTTCGGCCATGCTGGTGGGATGAGACCTTTGAGCCTAGATGAGCCTACGGGGCGGTATCTGTCATTTGAAGAGCGTGAGGAGATCGCCATCTTGAACGCGAAGGAGACGGGGGTGCGCGAGATCGCTCGCCGCTTGGGGCGAGATCCTTCGACGATCTCTCGGGAGCTGCGACGAAACGCCGCTACCCGCGATGGTGATCGGGGGTATCGCGCTGTGGTGGCCCAGTGGAAGGCCCAGGAAGCGGCGAAGCGCCCAAAGGTAGCTAAGCTCGCCACCAACCTACGCCTTCGACAGTACGTGGAGGATCGGCTTGCCGGGATGCTCCACGACGAGGACGATCAAGTCGTGCCCGGTCCGCACACCCCGGCGTGGAAGGGTGTGGGCAAGCCGCACCGGGCGGACCGTAAGTGGTTCACTGCGTGGAGTCCGGAACAGATATCGCAGCGCTTGAAGATCGATTTCCCTGATGATGAGAGCATGAGAATCAGTCATGAAGCGATCTATCAATCCTTGTACATCGAGGCACGTGGGGCACTCAAACGAGAGCTCGTCGCGGCGTTGCGCACTGGGCGGGCAGTTCGTAAACCTCGGGCACGGACCCAGCGGAGGAACAAACCCCACGGGCACGTCACCAAGGCGGTGATGATATCCCAGCGCCCTGCCGAAGCCGAAGACCGCGCTGTGCCAGGACACTGGGAAGGAGACTTGATCATCGGCACTGGACGCTCGGCCATCGGCACCGTGGTGGAGCGACGCTCTCGCAGTATCCTGCTGGTGCACCTGCCCCGAGACCCCCGGTGGGGCAAAGTTGCTCCCACCAAGAACGGACCCGCTCTGGGCGGATACGGAGCCGAAGCGATGAACACAGCCCTGCAAACCTCAATGACCCGTCTGCCGCTGCAATTGCGCCGCACGCTGACGTGGGACCGAGGTACCGAGATGGCTGACCACGCTGCCTTCACCCTCGATACCGGCACCAAGGTGTACTTCGCCGATCCGCACTCGCCCTGGCAACGGCCCACGAACGAGAACAGCAACGGGCTCCTGCGCCAGTACTTCCCCAAAGGCACCGACCTATCCAGGTGGGACGCCCACCACCTCGAAGCCGTCGCTCTAGCGCTGAACAACCGACCCCGAAAAATCTTGGGATTTCGAACTCCCACCGAGGTACTGACCGAGCAGCTACAATCAACCCTGAACAGCAGTGTTGCAACGACCGATTGA
- a CDS encoding NAD-dependent succinate-semialdehyde dehydrogenase, translating into MPLTPPIDAATIDSLIGRMPTSSFINGDFIGGEKDLSVENPATGEEIIAIASANAAAVGMDALDAACATAADWAATTPRHRSEILRRAYELCHERADDLALTMTMEMGKPLAEAYGEVNYGAEFLRWFSEEAVRTTGRFRPAPAVPDQDVLVYSQPVGPSLLITPWNFPFSMGTRKIGPALAAGCTVVLKPASLTPLSSLLLMEILRDAGVPPGVVNCVVTKESSTFSRTLMEDPRLRKISFTGSTPVGRTLLSQASRHVLRSSMELGGNAPFLVLESADIDKTVAAAMAGKFRNNGEACTAANRIYVHTNIAERFTAAFTAKVEALVLGNGLHEGTTLGPLIDNDAVTKCQELVDDATAKGAEVLLGGQVEDGPGHFYPATVLSNVPRDARVNREEIFGPVAPIIICDTVDDMVEAANDTEFGLMSYVCGQDIDEVRDVVGRIESGMVAVNVGVASDPSAPFGGVKESGIGREGSHEGLAEYLELKYVRMG; encoded by the coding sequence ATGCCACTGACGCCACCAATCGACGCCGCCACAATCGACAGCCTGATCGGGAGGATGCCGACCAGCTCGTTCATCAACGGAGACTTCATCGGCGGTGAGAAAGACTTATCCGTCGAGAATCCAGCAACGGGGGAGGAGATCATCGCCATCGCGAGCGCCAATGCCGCCGCGGTCGGGATGGATGCTTTGGACGCGGCCTGCGCCACCGCCGCTGACTGGGCCGCGACCACCCCACGGCACCGGTCAGAGATACTTCGGCGCGCATACGAGCTCTGCCACGAGCGTGCCGACGATCTTGCATTGACGATGACGATGGAGATGGGCAAGCCGCTTGCCGAAGCCTACGGTGAAGTGAACTACGGAGCAGAGTTCCTCCGCTGGTTCTCGGAGGAGGCGGTGCGGACCACCGGACGTTTCCGTCCCGCCCCCGCTGTTCCTGACCAGGATGTCCTCGTTTATTCTCAGCCGGTTGGCCCCTCGCTGCTCATCACCCCATGGAACTTCCCGTTTTCGATGGGCACTCGGAAAATCGGTCCGGCGCTCGCGGCGGGATGCACAGTGGTGTTGAAGCCCGCCAGCCTCACGCCGCTCAGCTCGCTTCTCCTCATGGAGATACTCAGAGATGCGGGGGTACCGCCCGGAGTCGTCAACTGTGTGGTGACAAAGGAATCGTCGACTTTCTCCCGCACCCTCATGGAGGACCCAAGGCTGCGGAAGATCTCGTTCACGGGCTCCACTCCTGTAGGACGCACTCTGCTGTCACAGGCGAGCAGACATGTGCTGCGCTCGTCGATGGAGCTCGGCGGCAATGCCCCCTTCCTCGTTCTGGAGTCCGCCGACATCGACAAGACCGTTGCCGCGGCCATGGCAGGCAAGTTCCGGAACAACGGAGAGGCTTGCACCGCCGCCAACCGCATCTACGTTCATACAAACATCGCCGAGCGGTTCACTGCAGCATTCACGGCCAAGGTGGAGGCGCTCGTCCTCGGTAACGGCCTTCACGAGGGAACAACGCTCGGACCGCTGATCGACAATGATGCGGTCACCAAGTGTCAGGAGCTCGTCGATGACGCGACAGCGAAGGGCGCGGAGGTGCTCCTCGGCGGCCAGGTGGAGGATGGGCCAGGACACTTCTACCCGGCGACGGTCCTGTCGAATGTGCCGCGCGATGCTCGAGTCAACAGGGAGGAGATCTTCGGCCCCGTCGCACCGATCATCATCTGCGACACCGTCGACGACATGGTGGAGGCGGCGAACGATACAGAGTTCGGTTTGATGTCCTATGTGTGCGGCCAGGACATCGACGAGGTCCGGGATGTCGTGGGTCGGATTGAATCGGGCATGGTCGCCGTCAACGTCGGCGTCGCATCCGATCCGTCCGCACCCTTCGGAGGCGTGAAAGAGTCCGGCATCGGCCGAGAGGGCTCGCATGAAGGCCTCGCTGAGTATCTGGAATTGAAGTATGTGCGAATGGGCTGA
- a CDS encoding zinc-binding dehydrogenase, translating into MLAYEYQSDGVMRVVERDDPRPQEGELLIDVAAAGICGTDLKIARGEHRFYPPGTTRVPGHETVGVVAENRSGDDRFAPGTPVAVAPNIACGHCRPCRRGLGNLCENYESVGLTFDGGFASQLLIPAAAVANGNVMVVPDGLDLSIASLTEPIAAVVRGLRPLTVTSDDTLLICGAGPIGLIALLVAKHRGVGQVIVSQTSPHRRRIAKQLGADHTINPRERDMSEQVMELTDGAGADAIMVATPVGQVFTDALRSAAKGARVSFFAGLPSGKGEIPLDANLIHYGELIVTGSTANTNADNEEALALLASQPDLFAPLITASFPLEEADRAFEAAKGGEHLKVLIEPRR; encoded by the coding sequence ATGCTGGCATACGAGTACCAGAGCGATGGAGTCATGAGGGTCGTCGAGCGTGACGATCCCCGCCCACAGGAGGGCGAGCTCCTCATCGATGTCGCCGCCGCAGGAATCTGTGGAACGGATCTGAAGATCGCACGCGGCGAGCACCGCTTCTATCCCCCGGGCACGACGCGCGTCCCTGGCCACGAGACCGTCGGCGTCGTTGCCGAGAATCGCAGCGGCGATGATCGCTTCGCCCCCGGTACTCCGGTCGCGGTCGCACCCAACATCGCCTGCGGGCATTGCCGGCCCTGCCGTCGCGGGCTCGGCAACCTCTGCGAGAACTACGAGTCGGTTGGGCTGACATTCGATGGCGGGTTCGCGTCGCAGCTCCTCATCCCGGCCGCAGCCGTGGCGAACGGCAACGTCATGGTGGTCCCAGATGGACTCGATCTGTCGATCGCCTCGTTGACAGAGCCCATCGCCGCAGTCGTCCGCGGTCTGCGCCCTCTCACCGTCACGTCGGATGACACGCTACTCATCTGCGGTGCGGGCCCGATCGGCCTCATCGCCCTCCTCGTGGCCAAGCACCGCGGCGTCGGACAGGTCATCGTCAGTCAGACGTCACCGCACCGGAGGAGGATCGCCAAGCAGCTGGGCGCTGACCACACGATCAATCCCCGCGAGCGCGACATGTCCGAGCAGGTCATGGAGCTCACCGACGGTGCCGGGGCGGACGCGATCATGGTCGCAACCCCCGTCGGCCAGGTGTTCACAGATGCTCTGCGGTCAGCGGCCAAAGGCGCCCGGGTCAGCTTCTTCGCGGGCCTTCCCTCTGGGAAGGGCGAGATCCCGCTCGACGCGAATCTCATCCACTATGGCGAGCTCATCGTCACCGGATCGACCGCGAACACGAACGCAGACAACGAGGAGGCACTCGCACTGCTTGCAAGCCAACCGGATCTGTTCGCTCCCCTCATCACCGCCAGCTTCCCCCTCGAGGAGGCGGACAGGGCCTTCGAGGCCGCCAAGGGCGGCGAGCACCTCAAGGTGCTCATCGAACCCCGCCGCTGA
- a CDS encoding helix-turn-helix domain-containing protein → MGDREFSTRLGWLEHRNRVLDAVTAIASLMAANHDIDMVLDRITSLTRDLTRSDLAYISLNDAKETFIQYSTGVRTREYQQIRMPLGTGVLGKAAVGHGTVQTSDYLIDPAIIHLEVIDEIVRREGVRAILGVPIMVHGTLHGALLIANRRPGNFSPTIVDTVSTIARHTAVALDQSRRFRRVSAALAGLRVSFDDSAERLQALQTVVDLDALLSESLAQRKGVEHFAQTAAKALGADLAILDAQGSVVARGTVHAMPDLPTFAADVGRQAYISGRPVIRNQLTAAAATSNSEHLGTVAVFEAVPDQLLPRVTRTAVFLGILLLFERTQRGEERQRDQALLDDLLQGRRLTSSGSQRLDSLLLGGPASVAVVQTDDATGTHLDRAMRDALTLSLREHGVSSHQILAVEHHDHLCILLPRVPSEAVLQSFIARSGSRTAQIQCALGGEVAHGGDFAPAHALALTAMAALQALGPSHRIYRADDLGSLGVILAAQRDDPHAYSPLTEIQALISYDSKHGTELTRTAWVYTEQRENIKATAQNLVVHENTVRQRLARIGDLLGSDWQETPRSLDIQLGLRIWSLKSRGPSVEHSKPTSWSRTL, encoded by the coding sequence ATGGGCGATAGAGAATTCTCCACTCGGCTCGGGTGGCTCGAGCACCGAAACCGCGTTCTTGACGCGGTCACCGCGATCGCCTCCCTCATGGCGGCGAACCACGACATCGACATGGTGCTCGACCGCATCACCTCCCTCACCAGAGATCTCACTCGATCCGACCTCGCCTACATCTCTCTCAACGACGCCAAGGAGACCTTCATCCAGTACTCCACCGGCGTGCGCACACGGGAGTACCAACAGATCCGAATGCCGCTCGGCACGGGCGTGCTTGGGAAGGCTGCAGTCGGCCACGGGACCGTGCAGACTTCTGACTACCTGATCGATCCGGCAATCATTCACCTGGAAGTCATCGATGAGATCGTCCGCCGGGAGGGAGTCCGCGCCATACTCGGGGTCCCCATCATGGTCCACGGCACGCTGCACGGCGCTCTCCTTATCGCAAACCGCCGGCCCGGAAATTTCTCCCCCACGATCGTCGACACAGTGTCAACCATCGCCCGCCACACAGCCGTCGCTCTCGATCAATCCCGCCGGTTCAGGAGAGTCAGCGCCGCGCTTGCCGGTCTCAGAGTGAGCTTCGATGACAGCGCCGAGCGCCTGCAGGCGCTCCAGACCGTCGTCGATCTTGACGCGCTCCTGAGCGAGAGCCTCGCCCAGAGAAAGGGCGTCGAGCATTTCGCCCAGACAGCGGCCAAGGCTCTCGGGGCCGACCTCGCCATTCTCGACGCCCAGGGCTCCGTCGTGGCGAGGGGCACAGTCCACGCAATGCCCGACCTGCCAACCTTCGCTGCCGACGTCGGGCGCCAAGCCTACATTTCAGGGCGACCGGTGATCCGCAACCAACTGACGGCCGCAGCCGCCACGTCAAACTCCGAGCACCTGGGCACCGTTGCCGTCTTCGAAGCAGTTCCGGACCAGCTCCTGCCACGGGTGACGCGAACGGCCGTGTTCCTCGGAATACTCCTCCTCTTCGAGCGAACCCAGAGAGGAGAGGAGCGGCAGCGTGACCAGGCACTGCTCGATGACCTCCTCCAGGGCAGGCGACTCACATCGTCGGGATCTCAGAGGCTCGACTCCCTGCTTCTGGGCGGCCCAGCTTCAGTCGCAGTTGTACAGACCGACGACGCGACGGGCACCCACCTCGACAGGGCGATGCGAGATGCCCTCACACTGAGCCTCAGGGAGCACGGGGTCAGCAGCCACCAGATCCTCGCCGTTGAACACCACGACCATCTCTGCATCCTTCTTCCGAGAGTCCCATCGGAAGCCGTCCTTCAGAGTTTCATCGCCCGCTCCGGGTCAAGGACTGCGCAGATCCAATGCGCGCTCGGAGGGGAGGTGGCCCATGGAGGCGACTTCGCCCCTGCGCACGCACTCGCCCTTACTGCCATGGCTGCCCTCCAAGCGCTCGGACCCTCCCACCGCATCTACAGAGCAGATGACCTCGGCTCCCTTGGAGTCATCCTCGCCGCCCAGAGGGACGATCCCCACGCGTATTCGCCACTGACAGAGATCCAGGCCCTGATCTCCTACGATTCCAAGCACGGTACGGAGCTCACACGGACCGCCTGGGTCTATACCGAGCAGCGCGAGAACATTAAGGCAACAGCTCAGAACCTTGTCGTCCACGAGAACACTGTCCGGCAGAGACTCGCCCGCATCGGCGATCTCCTCGGCTCGGACTGGCAGGAGACGCCTCGCTCCCTCGATATTCAGCTCGGGCTGCGCATATGGTCCCTGAAGTCTCGAGGCCCCTCCGTGGAGCATTCCAAACCAACGAGCTGGAGTCGCACACTCTGA
- a CDS encoding alcohol dehydrogenase catalytic domain-containing protein, translating into MKIRGAVLEEMGRERPYERSEPLAIVELDLTGPGATELLVRMDAAGVCHSDLSVVEGNRPRPVPMLLGHEACGTVVEIGSDVTGFSIGDQVVMSFLPRCGECKACQTDGKLPCSVGSKANNDGVMMSGEIALERNGEKVYHHLGVSAFATHAVVDYRSAVVVDREVPPEIAAVLGCAVLTGGGAVLNAAKPSPEDTVMVVGLGGVGMAALITALAQDVQEVIAVDALQSKLERAKELGAHRVYTPQEVAEQGITADRVIEAAGHVKAFETAYNAMGFGGMLVTVGLPPAHAKSEIAPLNLTAAARTVVGSYLGSAVPSRDIPEYAKLYLEGKLPVAELISSIIRFEDINMAMDELADGNAVRQVILFDSEGE; encoded by the coding sequence ATGAAAATCCGCGGAGCAGTCCTAGAAGAGATGGGTCGCGAACGTCCGTATGAACGGTCGGAACCTCTCGCCATTGTCGAACTCGATCTCACCGGCCCTGGCGCGACAGAACTCCTGGTGAGAATGGATGCGGCCGGGGTATGCCACTCCGACCTCTCCGTCGTCGAGGGTAACCGTCCGCGGCCCGTTCCCATGCTGCTCGGCCACGAGGCCTGTGGCACGGTCGTAGAGATCGGCTCCGACGTGACGGGCTTCAGTATTGGGGATCAGGTAGTGATGAGCTTCCTGCCCCGATGTGGTGAGTGCAAGGCCTGCCAGACCGACGGTAAGCTGCCGTGCTCGGTGGGCTCGAAGGCCAATAACGATGGTGTCATGATGTCGGGAGAGATCGCCCTCGAGCGCAACGGTGAGAAGGTCTACCACCACCTCGGAGTGAGCGCGTTCGCCACACACGCCGTGGTCGACTACCGCAGCGCCGTTGTCGTCGACCGTGAGGTTCCGCCGGAGATTGCGGCGGTGCTGGGATGTGCGGTGCTGACCGGCGGGGGCGCGGTCCTCAACGCCGCAAAGCCCTCGCCAGAGGACACCGTTATGGTGGTCGGGCTCGGTGGGGTCGGCATGGCAGCCCTTATCACTGCACTCGCCCAGGATGTTCAAGAGGTCATCGCCGTCGATGCACTGCAGTCGAAGCTTGAGCGGGCGAAGGAGCTCGGCGCCCACCGGGTGTACACCCCACAGGAAGTGGCGGAGCAGGGCATCACCGCCGACCGCGTGATCGAGGCTGCCGGACATGTCAAAGCTTTCGAGACCGCCTATAACGCCATGGGTTTCGGAGGAATGCTCGTCACCGTCGGGCTGCCGCCCGCACATGCAAAGTCCGAGATTGCCCCGCTCAACCTGACGGCAGCTGCTCGGACCGTCGTCGGAAGCTATCTTGGCTCAGCCGTTCCCTCCCGCGACATTCCGGAGTATGCGAAGTTGTATCTGGAAGGAAAACTGCCGGTCGCCGAGCTGATCTCGTCCATCATCCGGTTTGAGGACATCAATATGGCGATGGACGAGCTCGCCGATGGCAACGCTGTCCGCCAGGTCATCCTTTTCGACAGTGAGGGAGAGTAG
- a CDS encoding N-acyl homoserine lactonase family protein — protein MKLHFLSTGIMECDHTWLLLQAGNTIKDRHHKHEPAAWGECPTHAILIETDDGRILWDTGVPRDWESRWAPTGFQDFFPVQEDPAGPGFIDSALADLELTPDDIDILVLSHLHFDHAANAKMFDNGKTRILVQSDEIEGVKTIDGAFKGAHLVSDFDGLNMEAVHGDTEIAPGVSVIFTPGHTWGTMSLRVDLPNDGTKIFTSDAVYMGASWGPPAIGAGIVWDSVGWLESVEKLRRIQEQTGAEVIFGHDSTQRESMKIAPNGFYS, from the coding sequence ATGAAGCTGCATTTCCTATCAACAGGAATCATGGAGTGCGACCACACGTGGCTTTTGCTCCAGGCTGGTAATACGATCAAGGACCGACACCATAAGCATGAGCCCGCAGCGTGGGGAGAATGTCCGACGCATGCCATCCTCATCGAAACCGACGACGGCAGGATTCTGTGGGACACCGGCGTTCCGCGCGACTGGGAGTCGCGGTGGGCGCCAACCGGCTTCCAGGACTTCTTTCCCGTACAGGAGGACCCCGCGGGTCCCGGCTTCATCGACTCTGCTTTGGCCGATCTGGAGCTGACCCCAGACGACATCGACATTCTGGTCCTATCGCATCTGCACTTCGACCACGCGGCCAACGCGAAGATGTTCGACAACGGCAAGACTCGGATCCTCGTGCAGTCGGATGAGATCGAGGGTGTTAAGACGATTGACGGCGCGTTCAAGGGAGCCCACCTCGTATCCGACTTCGATGGTCTCAACATGGAGGCAGTCCACGGGGACACGGAAATCGCTCCGGGAGTCTCCGTTATCTTCACCCCGGGCCACACGTGGGGCACGATGAGCCTTCGTGTCGATCTGCCGAACGATGGAACCAAGATCTTCACTTCCGACGCGGTGTACATGGGTGCTTCGTGGGGGCCGCCCGCCATCGGCGCCGGCATCGTGTGGGATTCTGTCGGCTGGCTCGAATCAGTCGAGAAGCTTCGCCGCATTCAAGAGCAGACAGGAGCAGAGGTCATCTTCGGCCACGACTCTACACAGCGGGAGTCGATGAAGATCGCTCCGAACGGCTTCTACAGCTAG
- a CDS encoding CHAD domain-containing protein → MGAFDDHTVPPEALSWSSGIATRPHFHIQSDEPLALAVRRVILEQVFHGLQIQHPGRGNSNDRDHGFDQSVHELRKSIKRARAVLRLVRSEIGEKRYRHENTLLRDTARMWGPTRDAVVLAKLAEKVFPELELDDHVKDDIVTTLRIRAEASTRAARLDEQRLTDTAVALHGFAGRIYAVPTEGPGSIPDTWDSIEPGISLLARRVVRRRDKAVAKPTTERLHAWRRSAKYLGYLTSLLHVEPSDSDIARARSQSARNGHGEDPLLELHELLSQLGSLLGDDHDLAVLIETLGRDPLLLPDSVNAAHLFWELTQLRRELQAKAFEVGEKLGDTKSIVATISAAWRGDQSVK, encoded by the coding sequence ATGGGCGCTTTCGATGATCACACTGTGCCGCCGGAGGCCCTGAGCTGGTCCTCCGGCATTGCCACTCGGCCCCACTTCCATATCCAGAGCGATGAGCCATTGGCGCTCGCCGTTCGCCGGGTCATACTCGAGCAGGTATTCCACGGTCTGCAGATCCAACATCCCGGTCGTGGCAACAGCAATGACAGGGACCATGGCTTCGACCAGTCCGTCCACGAGCTCCGCAAGTCGATCAAGCGAGCCCGTGCGGTTCTGCGACTCGTCCGCAGCGAGATCGGGGAGAAACGGTACCGGCACGAGAACACTCTCCTGCGGGATACGGCCCGGATGTGGGGGCCGACGCGGGATGCCGTCGTCCTAGCCAAGCTCGCGGAGAAGGTGTTCCCGGAGCTCGAGCTCGATGACCATGTGAAGGACGACATCGTCACGACCCTGCGGATACGGGCGGAGGCGAGCACTCGGGCCGCGCGGCTTGACGAACAGAGACTCACCGATACGGCGGTCGCATTGCATGGCTTCGCCGGCAGGATCTACGCCGTCCCCACAGAGGGACCTGGCTCCATACCGGACACCTGGGACTCGATCGAGCCTGGCATCTCTCTCCTCGCGCGCCGCGTCGTGCGGCGCAGAGATAAGGCCGTAGCCAAGCCAACCACTGAACGCCTCCACGCCTGGCGCAGGTCAGCCAAGTATCTCGGGTATCTGACCAGCCTGCTTCACGTTGAGCCGAGCGACTCGGACATCGCGCGCGCTCGGAGCCAGTCGGCGCGAAACGGGCACGGAGAAGATCCACTACTTGAGCTGCACGAGCTCCTCTCGCAGCTCGGCAGCCTGCTCGGCGATGACCACGACCTCGCGGTCCTCATCGAGACGCTCGGCAGGGATCCACTTCTTCTCCCCGACAGCGTTAATGCAGCCCATCTCTTCTGGGAGTTAACGCAGCTCCGTCGAGAGCTCCAAGCCAAAGCGTTCGAGGTCGGCGAGAAGCTGGGTGATACGAAGAGCATCGTGGCCACGATTTCGGCCGCCTGGCGAGGCGACCAGTCAGTGAAGTAG